Proteins found in one Pseudodesulfovibrio sp. S3 genomic segment:
- a CDS encoding flavodoxin family protein — MKVVGINGSARKGGNTAAMIQRVFTKLEAEGIETELIELGGKKMHGCLACGKCAENKDRRCAVKNDFFNECLEAMDAADGIILGSPTYFATITTEMSALIDRAGMVGLVNGSMFARKVGASVVTARRGGAMQTFNTLNSFFFIEQMVVPGSRYWNMGFGREKGEVLNDAEGLETMDVLGQNMAWLMKKLQD; from the coding sequence ATGAAAGTAGTCGGAATCAACGGTTCCGCCCGCAAGGGCGGCAATACCGCAGCAATGATCCAGCGCGTTTTCACCAAACTCGAGGCCGAAGGCATCGAGACCGAACTGATCGAGCTGGGCGGCAAGAAAATGCACGGCTGCCTCGCCTGCGGCAAATGCGCGGAAAACAAGGACCGCCGCTGTGCGGTCAAAAACGATTTCTTCAACGAATGTCTTGAGGCCATGGACGCGGCGGACGGGATCATCCTCGGCTCGCCCACCTACTTTGCCACCATCACCACCGAGATGAGCGCGCTGATCGACCGGGCGGGCATGGTCGGCCTGGTCAACGGCAGCATGTTCGCCCGCAAGGTCGGGGCCTCGGTCGTGACCGCCCGGCGCGGCGGGGCCATGCAGACCTTCAACACGCTCAATTCCTTCTTCTTCATCGAACAGATGGTCGTGCCCGGATCCCGTTACTGGAACATGGGCTTCGGCAGGGAAAAAGGTGAAGTGCTCAATGACGCCGAAGGCTTGGAGACCATGGATGTGCTCGGTCAGAACATGGCCTGGCTCATGAAAAAACTCCAGGACTAG
- a CDS encoding AMIN domain-containing protein yields MSRTFKQWVLFITACVAVGFMVSAMSASLGTTKDEVRNQLRMTVDFTVLPMVLPDGQTPSDTPPDTPVVTAPEPAQESTVPPEVIPPETSENKTEPSPEPATGDTGGHIKSISLEETPLGFTLKLVADGSISDTTYLNLTDPRRLVIDLRGNWQYRGKNVIRSDGAVKHVVIGEHSDRLRMVIHFRRLPAASVEPQFKANGNELFILVPLS; encoded by the coding sequence ATGTCACGAACATTCAAGCAATGGGTCCTTTTCATTACGGCTTGCGTTGCGGTCGGGTTCATGGTCAGTGCCATGTCCGCGTCCCTTGGCACGACAAAGGACGAGGTGCGCAACCAACTGCGTATGACCGTGGACTTCACGGTTCTGCCCATGGTCCTGCCCGATGGGCAAACCCCTTCGGACACACCTCCCGACACCCCCGTAGTCACTGCTCCGGAACCAGCCCAAGAATCTACCGTTCCGCCGGAGGTAATCCCCCCGGAGACATCTGAAAACAAGACCGAACCTTCACCCGAGCCTGCCACAGGAGACACCGGCGGACACATCAAGTCCATCAGCCTGGAAGAAACCCCGCTCGGGTTCACCTTGAAGCTCGTGGCCGACGGAAGCATCAGCGACACGACCTACCTCAACCTCACCGATCCCAGACGGCTGGTCATCGACCTGCGCGGAAACTGGCAGTATAGAGGCAAGAACGTGATCCGGTCCGATGGGGCGGTCAAGCATGTGGTCATCGGCGAGCATTCCGACCGGCTCAGGATGGTTATTCACTTCCGCAGACTTCCCGCAGCAAGCGTGGAACCACAGTTCAAGGCGAACGGCAATGAACTTTTCATCTTGGTCCCTCTCTCCTGA
- a CDS encoding MFS transporter: protein MTDQLKKRRMYIFLLVLVIGSGVAFQGWRTLLNNFAVDVAGLDGLGMGIVQSVREIPGFLALLAIYVIMIISEHRLAALSVVILGLGVVLTGLLPSLTGIILTTLLMSFGFHYYETMNQSLTLQYFNHTEAPVVMGRLRSMNALTNITVGGAIYLLASYLGYTQMFAILGGVAVAAGIWALTRDPSRQDLTPQLKKMVFKRAYWLYYALTFMSGARRQIFVAFAVFLLVEKFGYTIQEVTTLFVLNNVINYFANPLIGKAINRFGERSLLTVEYTTLTLVFLGYAFTESSLLAAALYVADNLVFNLAIGIKTFYQKIADPRDIASGMAVGFTINHISAVFIPIMGGLIWIADYQVVFIGAAVLSLISLLLSQLIPGQIRKMKSAG, encoded by the coding sequence ATGACCGACCAGCTCAAGAAACGCCGGATGTACATTTTTCTCCTCGTGCTCGTAATAGGCTCGGGGGTGGCCTTCCAGGGGTGGCGCACCCTGCTCAACAACTTTGCCGTGGACGTGGCCGGGCTGGACGGTCTGGGCATGGGCATCGTTCAATCCGTTCGTGAGATACCGGGATTCCTGGCCCTGCTGGCCATTTACGTCATCATGATCATAAGCGAGCACCGCCTGGCAGCCCTGTCCGTGGTCATTCTCGGCCTGGGCGTAGTTCTGACCGGGTTGCTGCCTTCGCTGACAGGCATCATCCTGACCACCCTGCTCATGAGCTTCGGATTCCACTACTACGAGACCATGAACCAGTCCCTCACCCTACAGTATTTCAATCATACCGAGGCCCCTGTGGTCATGGGACGGCTGCGAAGCATGAACGCCCTGACCAACATCACCGTGGGCGGAGCCATCTACCTCCTGGCCAGCTACCTCGGCTACACGCAGATGTTCGCCATCCTCGGCGGGGTGGCCGTGGCCGCAGGCATATGGGCCCTGACCCGCGACCCGTCCAGGCAGGATCTGACGCCCCAGCTCAAGAAGATGGTCTTCAAGCGGGCGTACTGGCTCTATTATGCCCTGACCTTCATGAGCGGCGCCAGACGTCAGATATTCGTGGCCTTTGCCGTATTTCTGCTGGTGGAAAAATTCGGCTATACCATCCAGGAAGTGACCACGCTCTTTGTCCTGAACAACGTCATCAACTACTTTGCCAACCCGCTCATCGGCAAAGCCATCAACCGATTCGGCGAACGGTCCCTGCTGACCGTGGAATACACCACCCTGACCCTGGTCTTCCTGGGCTACGCCTTCACCGAGAGCAGCCTCCTGGCGGCAGCGCTGTACGTGGCGGACAACCTGGTCTTCAACCTGGCCATAGGCATCAAGACCTTCTATCAGAAGATCGCGGACCCTCGCGACATCGCCTCGGGCATGGCCGTGGGCTTCACCATAAACCACATTTCCGCCGTGTTCATCCCGATCATGGGCGGCCTGATCTGGATAGCCGACTACCAGGTGGTCTTCATCGGGGCGGCGGTCCTGTCGCTCATTTCACTGCTCCTTTCACAACTGATTCCCGGCCAGATACGCAAGATGAAATCAGCCGGTTGA
- a CDS encoding metalloregulator ArsR/SmtB family transcription factor: MSKTESENGSGPLAESELEQMSRMFKALSNPHRLRIYRQLSGNGSGAVSKSPEEFQNCQCGFAERFGLAPSTVSHHFKELREAGLIHMKRESKNVLVWVDREAARKLGCVLNG, translated from the coding sequence ATGTCGAAGACTGAAAGCGAAAACGGTTCCGGGCCGCTTGCGGAGAGCGAACTGGAACAGATGTCCCGCATGTTCAAGGCGCTGTCCAATCCGCACCGGTTGCGTATCTACCGGCAGCTCTCAGGCAATGGGAGCGGAGCCGTGAGCAAGTCCCCTGAGGAATTCCAGAATTGCCAATGCGGTTTTGCCGAGCGGTTTGGGCTGGCTCCGTCCACGGTGTCGCATCATTTCAAGGAACTGCGAGAGGCCGGGCTCATTCATATGAAAAGAGAGTCAAAGAATGTGCTGGTATGGGTTGACCGCGAAGCAGCCAGAAAGCTCGGCTGTGTGCTGAACGGATAG
- a CDS encoding nitroreductase family protein: MEILEALRTRRSIRKYEDRIIPDDMVREILEGAMMAPSAGNAQPWQFVVINDRARLDGMADLHPHIKMVTQAPLGILVCGDLSLEKYPGYWVQDCAAAMENLLLAVHGLGLGAVWTGIYPMEDRVAAFRKMFNLPEHIVPLGFAPIGWPAQQLSSESRFKEDRVHYNTY; encoded by the coding sequence ATGGAAATACTGGAAGCCCTGCGCACCAGGCGCAGCATCAGGAAATACGAGGACAGGATCATTCCTGACGATATGGTCAGGGAGATACTGGAAGGGGCCATGATGGCCCCCAGTGCAGGCAATGCCCAGCCCTGGCAATTTGTGGTGATCAACGACCGCGCACGCCTGGACGGCATGGCCGACCTGCATCCCCATATCAAGATGGTCACCCAGGCTCCTTTGGGCATTCTTGTCTGCGGAGATTTGAGCCTGGAGAAGTACCCCGGTTATTGGGTCCAGGACTGCGCCGCAGCCATGGAAAACCTGCTGCTGGCCGTCCACGGCCTCGGCTTGGGTGCGGTCTGGACCGGCATCTATCCCATGGAGGACCGGGTCGCCGCCTTCCGCAAGATGTTCAACCTGCCGGAGCACATCGTCCCCCTCGGGTTCGCCCCCATCGGTTGGCCCGCCCAGCAACTCTCGTCCGAAAGCCGGTTCAAAGAAGACCGGGTTCACTACAACACCTATTAG
- a CDS encoding Hpt domain-containing protein, whose translation MDRFQVTVAPELEPIMTRYMEIRRQELKQLEAALDAGDSDAVRELGHTLKGTGASYGFDFLTELGAAIEGAGRCQELDFARELGKSVRDYIEHVDIIYKK comes from the coding sequence ATGGACAGATTTCAGGTAACCGTTGCCCCGGAGCTTGAACCCATCATGACCCGGTACATGGAAATCCGGCGACAAGAGCTTAAACAGCTCGAAGCAGCCCTGGACGCCGGGGACAGCGATGCTGTCCGGGAGCTTGGCCACACACTCAAGGGAACCGGCGCCTCATACGGATTCGATTTTCTGACCGAACTGGGAGCCGCCATTGAAGGCGCAGGAAGATGCCAGGAGCTGGACTTTGCCAGGGAGCTGGGCAAATCCGTTCGCGACTATATCGAACACGTCGATATCATATATAAAAAGTAG
- a CDS encoding glycosyltransferase gives MRILMFAINDPAGTAIQFCKALNRHTDHSARLVTLETRYAHSWEKDLHVPDLGPDGVEEISILMDAADVFHFHMTCDEHQSFGGLRPADRLKGKAIVHHHHGHHDFRSDPKSFRDKYRTLKRTNLLVSTPDLMKLLPEARWQPNLVPVDEPLFKPMWGRYDDPGQLKVCHSPTRKDLKNTDEFLAAIREVNKRKAHISVDLIDDVPNDVCLARKRRNHVLFDHMQGYYGVSSLEGLSQGLVVIAGLDDWNRKQVTEFAGTTALPWITATDQTELTSLLRELSLNRKYCEMTGEKSRRFMENHWSDTRVIRHLETFYESL, from the coding sequence ATGCGCATTCTCATGTTCGCCATCAACGATCCGGCCGGCACCGCCATCCAGTTCTGCAAGGCACTGAACCGGCACACCGACCACTCGGCCCGGCTGGTCACACTGGAGACCCGATACGCCCACTCCTGGGAAAAGGACCTGCATGTGCCCGACCTCGGCCCCGATGGCGTGGAGGAAATCAGCATTCTCATGGACGCAGCGGACGTGTTCCACTTTCACATGACCTGCGACGAACACCAGTCCTTCGGCGGTCTCAGGCCCGCGGACCGCCTCAAGGGCAAAGCCATCGTTCACCACCACCACGGACACCACGACTTCCGCTCCGACCCGAAGTCCTTTCGCGACAAATACCGCACGCTCAAACGGACCAACCTGCTCGTCTCCACCCCGGACCTAATGAAGCTCCTGCCCGAGGCGCGCTGGCAGCCCAACCTGGTACCCGTCGACGAACCGCTGTTCAAGCCCATGTGGGGCCGCTATGACGATCCGGGCCAACTCAAGGTCTGCCACTCGCCCACACGCAAGGATCTCAAGAATACCGACGAGTTTTTGGCGGCCATCCGCGAAGTGAACAAGCGCAAGGCCCACATCTCCGTGGACCTCATCGACGATGTCCCGAACGATGTATGCCTGGCCCGCAAACGGCGAAACCATGTCCTGTTCGACCACATGCAGGGGTATTACGGCGTATCGAGCCTGGAAGGACTCTCCCAAGGATTGGTCGTCATCGCCGGACTCGACGACTGGAACCGGAAACAGGTCACGGAATTCGCAGGCACCACTGCCCTGCCGTGGATCACCGCAACCGACCAGACAGAATTGACTTCCCTCCTGAGGGAATTGTCCCTGAATCGAAAGTACTGCGAAATGACTGGTGAAAAAAGCCGCAGGTTCATGGAGAATCACTGGTCGGACACTCGGGTCATCCGCCACCTCGAAACCTTCTACGAATCCCTCTGA
- the budA gene encoding acetolactate decarboxylase — translation MTLSLQRTGRLAVSLILVLFTVVQAAAGDTLFQYSTIDALLAGVYDGEMTMEELKHKGDFGLGTLNGLDGELVVLDGTAYHVSAGGAADIPADSAKAPFAAVSFFEEDAILKLERTTSLEELNKAVTAGLPTQNAFYAIRIDTRFNYVKARAIPKQNPPYAPLAEVVKHQVVVQFTGEGTLVGFYSPPFVKGINVPGFHWHFLTKDRTGGGHVLDCSFEPTAARMDGLRSFTVKLPQSKAFDALDLTGDKKKELDAVEREPAKKE, via the coding sequence ATGACACTCTCCCTTCAACGAACAGGGCGCCTGGCAGTCAGCCTTATTCTGGTCCTGTTCACCGTTGTCCAAGCTGCCGCCGGCGACACGCTGTTCCAGTACTCCACCATCGACGCACTGCTGGCAGGGGTCTATGACGGGGAAATGACCATGGAAGAGCTCAAACACAAGGGTGATTTCGGACTGGGAACACTGAACGGCTTGGACGGCGAACTGGTGGTGCTGGACGGAACCGCCTACCACGTTTCCGCCGGAGGCGCCGCGGATATCCCGGCCGACTCGGCCAAGGCCCCGTTTGCCGCTGTCTCCTTTTTCGAGGAGGACGCCATTCTCAAATTGGAACGGACCACGAGCCTGGAAGAACTGAACAAGGCCGTGACCGCAGGACTGCCTACACAAAATGCCTTTTACGCCATCCGCATCGACACACGGTTCAACTATGTCAAGGCGCGGGCCATTCCCAAACAGAACCCGCCCTATGCCCCTCTGGCAGAGGTGGTCAAACATCAGGTCGTGGTGCAGTTTACCGGCGAAGGCACCCTGGTGGGATTCTACTCGCCGCCGTTCGTCAAGGGCATCAATGTTCCCGGCTTCCATTGGCACTTCCTGACCAAGGACCGGACCGGCGGCGGACATGTTCTCGACTGCTCCTTTGAGCCCACCGCGGCCCGAATGGACGGACTGCGCTCCTTCACGGTCAAACTGCCCCAATCCAAGGCCTTTGACGCCCTCGACCTGACTGGCGACAAGAAAAAGGAACTGGACGCCGTGGAAAGGGAACCTGCCAAGAAGGAATAA
- a CDS encoding YgjP-like metallopeptidase domain-containing protein: MKTFAGLPLTVKANPRAKRVLVKLVPGQGVEVVTPNGFSSHLVPDILEEKRGWIERTRDRMVVRGTDLSGRLPDLPDSIDFRAWGRTVRVDYLDRGDRAKVVENAVRLQISGPVEDRAAILKALQSFTLKKARQVLLPWLEAVSDRTGLAYSALRVRRQKTRWGSCSSRGTISLNAKLLFLPPDLVEHLLLHELCHTRHLNHSNAYWACVARFQPDYRRLEDEVRRGGKFVPSWFA, translated from the coding sequence GTGAAGACGTTTGCAGGTCTGCCCCTGACCGTCAAGGCCAACCCCCGTGCGAAAAGGGTGCTGGTCAAGCTGGTGCCTGGCCAGGGGGTGGAGGTGGTCACGCCCAACGGATTTTCATCGCATCTGGTGCCAGATATCCTTGAAGAAAAGCGGGGGTGGATAGAGCGGACCCGTGACAGGATGGTGGTGAGAGGCACGGACTTGTCCGGCAGGCTGCCTGATCTGCCGGATTCCATCGATTTCAGGGCGTGGGGCAGGACGGTCCGGGTGGACTACCTGGACCGCGGGGACAGGGCAAAGGTTGTGGAAAACGCGGTTCGCCTGCAAATCAGCGGACCTGTCGAGGACCGGGCCGCGATCCTCAAGGCCCTGCAATCCTTTACGCTCAAAAAGGCGCGTCAGGTGCTCCTGCCGTGGCTGGAAGCAGTCAGTGACCGAACCGGCCTGGCCTATTCGGCCCTGCGCGTGCGCCGACAGAAGACCCGCTGGGGCAGTTGCTCGTCCCGGGGAACCATCAGCCTGAACGCCAAACTCCTGTTCCTGCCCCCGGACCTGGTGGAACACCTGCTCCTTCATGAACTCTGCCACACGCGGCATCTCAATCATTCCAATGCGTATTGGGCCTGCGTGGCCCGGTTCCAACCGGACTACCGGCGCCTGGAGGACGAGGTCAGGCGCGGCGGGAAATTCGTGCCGAGCTGGTTTGCCTGA
- the phoU gene encoding phosphate signaling complex protein PhoU, with amino-acid sequence MEQRAHFSKKLEDLRVKVLRMAALSESAVHKAIKAYLENDSDLAEAVIVGDDAINEMEDQIDNFCLELLALDQPMAVDLRTIIGAQRITVNLERLGDEAVNLAHRAMFLASRPPMPHNPKMENLANIVKLMLSEALKAYVDDDVTLAGQVCRMDDKADDLNISILRQMVAEMVSESRIVERGVHAIIGARHLERIGDLATNVAESVVFIVEGTSMKHNCRG; translated from the coding sequence ATGGAACAACGCGCACATTTTTCAAAAAAACTCGAAGACCTCAGGGTCAAAGTCCTGCGCATGGCAGCCCTTTCCGAATCCGCCGTGCACAAGGCCATCAAGGCATATCTTGAAAACGACTCCGACCTGGCCGAAGCCGTCATCGTGGGCGACGACGCCATCAACGAAATGGAAGACCAGATAGACAATTTCTGCCTGGAACTACTTGCACTCGACCAGCCCATGGCCGTTGACCTGCGGACCATTATCGGCGCACAGCGCATAACCGTGAATCTGGAGCGACTGGGAGACGAAGCCGTCAACCTGGCACACAGGGCCATGTTCCTCGCATCCAGGCCGCCCATGCCCCACAACCCCAAAATGGAAAATCTGGCCAACATCGTCAAACTGATGCTGTCCGAAGCCCTCAAGGCCTATGTGGACGACGACGTGACCCTGGCCGGTCAGGTCTGCCGCATGGATGACAAGGCCGATGACCTGAATATCTCCATCCTGCGCCAGATGGTGGCCGAGATGGTCTCCGAATCACGCATCGTGGAACGCGGCGTTCATGCCATCATCGGCGCACGCCACCTTGAACGCATCGGCGATCTGGCCACCAACGTTGCCGAATCCGTTGTCTTCATCGTCGAAGGCACCAGCATGAAACACAACTGCAGAGGCTGA
- the pstB gene encoding phosphate ABC transporter ATP-binding protein PstB encodes MTTTIKVASTNLDFHYGDFKALEDISINFELNRVTALIGPSGCGKSTYLRCINRMNDLIPGTRVTGKMVLDGEDIYAPGLDVVSLRRRIGMVFQKPNPFPKTIFENVAYGLRVNGMKDKQYLEQKVEESLLGAALWDEVKDRLQTSALGLSGGQQQRLCIARALAVEPEVLLMDEPASALDPIATQKIEDLIHELKKDFTIIIVTHSMQQAARVSDRTAFFYMGKLIEMDDTKSMFTNPANKQTEDYITGRFG; translated from the coding sequence ATGACGACCACCATAAAGGTGGCTTCCACAAACCTTGATTTCCATTACGGAGACTTCAAGGCGCTGGAAGACATCAGCATCAATTTCGAACTCAACAGAGTCACGGCTCTCATCGGACCTTCCGGTTGCGGCAAATCCACATATTTGCGGTGCATCAACCGCATGAACGACCTCATACCCGGCACCCGCGTGACCGGTAAGATGGTCCTGGACGGCGAGGACATCTACGCACCCGGCCTTGACGTCGTCTCCCTGCGCCGCCGCATCGGCATGGTCTTCCAGAAACCCAACCCGTTTCCAAAGACCATCTTCGAGAACGTGGCCTACGGCCTGCGCGTCAACGGCATGAAGGACAAGCAGTACCTGGAACAGAAAGTGGAGGAGAGCCTCCTGGGCGCCGCCCTTTGGGATGAGGTGAAGGACCGCCTGCAAACGTCGGCTTTGGGTCTGTCCGGCGGACAGCAGCAACGGCTGTGCATCGCCCGCGCCCTGGCAGTGGAGCCCGAGGTCCTGCTCATGGACGAACCCGCATCCGCCCTGGACCCCATCGCCACCCAAAAAATCGAGGACCTGATTCACGAGTTGAAAAAGGACTTCACCATCATCATAGTCACCCACTCCATGCAGCAGGCGGCCCGCGTTTCCGACCGCACGGCGTTCTTCTACATGGGCAAGCTCATCGAGATGGACGATACAAAGTCGATGTTCACCAATCCGGCCAACAAACAGACAGAAGATTATATAACGGGGCGTTTCGGTTAA
- a CDS encoding helix-turn-helix domain-containing protein: MSISCPLKMCGDKKYYCSMELTLQVIGGKWKPIIVHRLGSEGTLRFSEVKRSIPSITQKMLTQQLRELEADGVVRREVYAQVPPKVEYSLTELGQSVMPVLVNLCQWGTKYEEWHARQECRAQAV; encoded by the coding sequence ATGAGTATTTCGTGCCCCCTGAAGATGTGCGGCGACAAGAAGTATTATTGCAGCATGGAGTTGACGCTCCAGGTCATTGGCGGCAAGTGGAAGCCGATCATCGTCCACAGGCTGGGCAGCGAAGGCACGCTCCGGTTCAGCGAGGTGAAACGGTCCATTCCCAGCATTACCCAGAAGATGCTCACCCAGCAGCTCCGAGAGCTGGAGGCGGACGGCGTGGTTCGCCGCGAGGTCTATGCCCAGGTGCCGCCCAAGGTTGAATATTCCCTGACCGAGTTGGGGCAGAGCGTCATGCCGGTCCTCGTCAACCTCTGCCAGTGGGGGACAAAGTATGAGGAATGGCATGCACGGCAGGAATGCCGGGCACAGGCCGTCTGA
- a CDS encoding chemotaxis protein CheD: MKERELPKVFLQTGDCFIGVQPTLVNTVLGSCLAVTMFAPKMGIGTICHAFLPDSSDGKHRHGGEPQICRYVDTALQNMLETMDKIGIPRRELVIKMFGGGSGVAVNYAEPSSSYNIGRRNIEMAKKLLKFARLDIQAEDVGGAQGRKLIFNTGTGNIWIKKLNKSAPSNQDNNTLKGNKF; the protein is encoded by the coding sequence ATGAAAGAACGTGAACTCCCAAAGGTTTTTCTGCAGACAGGCGACTGTTTCATCGGCGTACAGCCTACATTGGTCAACACGGTACTCGGTTCATGCCTTGCCGTGACCATGTTTGCCCCAAAGATGGGCATAGGCACCATCTGCCACGCGTTTCTGCCCGACAGTTCGGACGGCAAGCACCGGCACGGCGGAGAGCCGCAAATATGCCGGTACGTGGACACAGCCCTGCAAAACATGCTGGAAACCATGGACAAGATCGGGATTCCCCGGCGTGAACTGGTCATCAAGATGTTCGGCGGCGGGTCCGGCGTGGCCGTGAACTATGCAGAGCCTTCCAGTTCATACAACATCGGCAGGCGCAACATCGAAATGGCAAAGAAACTGCTCAAATTCGCCCGACTGGACATCCAGGCCGAAGACGTGGGAGGGGCGCAGGGGCGCAAACTCATCTTCAACACCGGCACCGGTAACATCTGGATCAAAAAACTGAACAAGAGCGCACCCTCCAATCAGGATAACAACACCCTGAAAGGCAACAAATTCTAG
- a CDS encoding DUF523 domain-containing protein produces MKHAPIIVSACLAGIYCRYSGEGQSFEPVVDLIRQGRAIPFCPEVFGGLPTPRLPCEIQGGCVVDSDGIDRTAEFRRGAEEGLRLARLAGCTEAILKAYSPSCGSGIIYDGTFSSTRIPGDGLFAELLKKNGILVRSEEDVFG; encoded by the coding sequence ATGAAACATGCACCTATCATCGTTTCCGCCTGCCTGGCGGGCATCTACTGCCGTTACAGCGGCGAGGGCCAATCCTTCGAGCCTGTGGTGGACCTGATCCGACAGGGCCGGGCCATCCCGTTCTGTCCCGAGGTTTTCGGCGGCCTGCCCACGCCGCGTCTGCCTTGCGAAATCCAGGGCGGTTGCGTCGTTGATTCGGATGGAATCGACCGTACCGCCGAATTCAGGCGCGGCGCCGAGGAAGGGCTCAGACTGGCCCGGCTCGCGGGCTGCACCGAAGCCATTCTCAAGGCGTATTCCCCTTCCTGTGGCTCGGGCATCATTTACGATGGCACCTTTTCCTCTACCCGCATTCCGGGTGACGGTTTGTTCGCCGAGCTGCTCAAGAAAAACGGCATCCTGGTCCGCTCCGAGGAGGATGTGTTCGGGTGA
- a CDS encoding Hpt domain-containing protein → MSEPQDYLPGPSDEPDSVLPSGFDLDAACKAMELSREEMLLFLPEAATEIRIRIDAARKALLASALGAVTLNSHTIKSVAASLGVESVRLAAEVLEKNALEGNGQACAALLDSLERRVAGLLVELDSP, encoded by the coding sequence ATGTCTGAACCTCAAGACTACTTGCCCGGTCCGTCCGATGAACCGGATTCGGTTCTACCAAGCGGATTCGATCTGGATGCAGCCTGCAAGGCCATGGAATTGAGCCGGGAGGAGATGCTGCTTTTTCTGCCTGAGGCCGCAACGGAAATCAGGATCAGGATTGATGCGGCCAGGAAGGCCCTGCTTGCTTCCGCCCTTGGGGCGGTGACCCTCAACAGCCATACCATCAAAAGCGTTGCCGCGTCCCTGGGTGTTGAATCCGTCCGCCTGGCAGCGGAAGTGCTGGAAAAAAATGCCCTGGAAGGCAATGGACAGGCCTGTGCTGCGCTATTGGATTCCCTTGAGCGCAGAGTAGCCGGTCTGCTCGTTGAGCTGGACAGCCCCTAG